One stretch of Novosphingobium pentaromativorans US6-1 DNA includes these proteins:
- a CDS encoding sensor histidine kinase: protein MTVEGVGLLEHLQTPAMVVSRGQVRFANSAAKALLGAHIVGQDVRIAIRDPKAVAAILSDKGGTAQVSGLSTGGSVWEVDCRVLASNDRLVSLYDLSERVSVAKSHADFVANASHELRTPLANVLGYVETLMNPKAGGNEGVRLRFLDTIRHEAQRMQSLISDLMSLSRIEAVKHEVPADRVDMVALSNEIGGEFRTSATVTVKANCEKAVIAGDRGQIGQVLRNLIDNALKYGKAGGPVEVSIEAASTGWVLLTVRDEGEGIAPEHLPRVTERFYRADTSRSRAVGGTGLGLSIVKHIVERHRGRFDIDSRPGTGTTASMMLPLREEQPAE, encoded by the coding sequence ATGACGGTGGAGGGTGTCGGCCTTCTGGAACATCTGCAGACCCCCGCCATGGTCGTATCGCGAGGGCAGGTGCGCTTTGCCAATTCCGCAGCCAAGGCGCTGCTGGGTGCGCATATCGTGGGTCAGGACGTGCGGATCGCCATTCGCGATCCCAAGGCGGTGGCGGCGATCCTCAGCGACAAGGGCGGGACCGCACAGGTTTCCGGGCTTTCGACCGGTGGAAGCGTCTGGGAAGTCGATTGCCGCGTCCTTGCCTCGAACGATCGGCTGGTCAGCCTCTATGACCTGTCCGAGCGGGTCAGCGTCGCCAAGTCCCACGCCGATTTCGTTGCGAATGCCAGCCACGAACTGCGCACGCCGCTCGCCAATGTGCTGGGCTACGTCGAGACGCTGATGAATCCCAAGGCGGGCGGCAACGAAGGCGTGCGCCTGCGCTTCCTCGACACGATCCGGCACGAGGCGCAGCGCATGCAGTCGCTGATTTCCGATCTCATGTCGCTTTCCCGGATCGAGGCGGTGAAGCACGAAGTGCCCGCCGACCGTGTCGACATGGTTGCGCTCTCGAACGAGATCGGGGGCGAATTCCGCACCAGCGCGACGGTCACGGTCAAGGCGAACTGCGAAAAGGCGGTCATTGCCGGCGATCGCGGGCAGATCGGGCAAGTCTTGCGCAATCTCATCGACAACGCGCTGAAATACGGCAAGGCCGGCGGTCCGGTCGAGGTCTCGATCGAGGCGGCGAGCACCGGCTGGGTATTGCTTACCGTGCGCGACGAGGGCGAGGGCATCGCGCCCGAGCATCTGCCGCGCGTGACCGAGCGTTTCTATCGCGCGGACACCAGCCGCAGCCGCGCGGTCGGCGGCACCGGACTGGGCCTCTCGATCGTCAAGCACATCGTCGAGCGCCACCGCGGCCGCTTCGACATCGACAGCCGCCCGGGAACCGGGACGACTGCCTCGATGATGCTTCCCTTGCGAGAGGAACAGCCGGCGGAGTAA
- a CDS encoding porin yields the protein MRKLQAISAVAVAVSAGWALPAAAQVSKSAAVLEELQAMRAKMEVMAQRIDNLESELEQANAKAEAASQSAQVARADASTARKSAEEASPVKVAWKGAPKFSDDKGWSFKPRGRIQVDIGGTDAPSGLSKGANASLGTATEVRRAWLGFEGTMPGGIGYRFDADLTNSSLALADAYISYKANRNLTLVLGNQRPFTGLEDMTAVLNTTFMERSSFSQAFGFERRVGIAANYKTKDVLVEAGLFADDMSSMSADTDKSWSLNGRVVFMPRLGNGTLHLGASAQYHDLAGSVTSTRYRTRPFLHTADVRLVDTGTITATSERRYGVEAAYMTGPFHAVVEGNAITAVRPGLSNPTFKGGYAEVGYVLTGEKAPYKGGIFDRLRPAKGIDEGGIGAIQVNLRFDHLDLNDSDIVGGRQDTAGVSLVWAATSNLRFTANYGHLWLRDAAITADGDDSYTADSMGMRAQIDF from the coding sequence GTGAGAAAACTACAGGCAATTTCGGCCGTGGCCGTTGCCGTGTCTGCCGGGTGGGCGCTTCCCGCTGCGGCGCAAGTCAGCAAGTCGGCAGCCGTTCTGGAAGAACTGCAGGCCATGCGCGCCAAAATGGAAGTCATGGCGCAGCGTATCGACAATCTCGAATCTGAACTTGAACAGGCCAATGCCAAAGCCGAGGCCGCAAGCCAGTCGGCACAAGTCGCAAGGGCCGACGCCAGCACCGCCAGGAAATCCGCCGAAGAGGCCTCGCCCGTCAAGGTCGCCTGGAAAGGCGCGCCCAAGTTCAGCGACGACAAGGGCTGGAGCTTCAAGCCCCGTGGCCGAATCCAGGTGGACATCGGCGGAACCGACGCGCCGAGCGGGCTCTCGAAAGGCGCCAATGCCTCGCTCGGCACGGCGACGGAAGTGCGCCGCGCCTGGTTGGGCTTCGAAGGGACGATGCCGGGCGGTATCGGCTATCGCTTCGATGCCGACCTGACCAATTCCAGCCTGGCACTGGCGGACGCCTACATCAGCTACAAGGCGAATCGGAACCTGACGCTCGTTCTGGGCAACCAGCGTCCCTTCACCGGGCTCGAGGACATGACCGCCGTCCTCAACACCACCTTCATGGAGCGCAGCAGCTTCAGCCAGGCCTTCGGCTTTGAGCGCCGCGTTGGTATCGCCGCGAACTACAAGACCAAGGACGTGCTGGTCGAAGCGGGCCTGTTTGCCGACGACATGTCGAGCATGAGCGCGGATACGGACAAGAGCTGGAGCCTCAACGGGCGCGTGGTCTTCATGCCCAGGCTGGGCAACGGCACGCTGCATCTGGGGGCCTCGGCCCAGTATCACGATCTCGCCGGTTCGGTTACCAGTACGCGCTATCGCACGCGGCCGTTCCTGCACACGGCGGATGTGCGCCTGGTCGATACCGGCACCATCACGGCCACCAGCGAGCGTCGTTACGGCGTTGAGGCTGCCTACATGACCGGGCCCTTCCATGCGGTCGTCGAAGGCAACGCAATCACGGCGGTGCGTCCCGGTCTCAGCAATCCGACCTTCAAGGGCGGCTACGCGGAAGTCGGATATGTCCTCACGGGTGAGAAGGCGCCTTACAAGGGCGGAATATTCGATCGGCTGAGGCCCGCCAAGGGAATCGACGAGGGCGGTATCGGCGCCATTCAGGTCAATCTGCGATTCGATCATCTCGATCTCAACGATTCAGACATCGTCGGTGGTCGCCAGGATACCGCGGGCGTGTCATTGGTCTGGGCCGCGACGAGCAATCTGCGCTTCACGGCCAATTACGGCCACCTGTGGTTGCGCGACGCAGCGATTACCGCTGACGGTGATGACAGCTACACCGCCGACAGCATGGGCATGCGCGCCCAGATCGACTTCTGA
- a CDS encoding substrate-binding domain-containing protein, with amino-acid sequence MHSTKTFFVAAVSAMALTACGGSGGAGSGARDQIKAVGSSTVYPFATAVAEAYAKATGEKSPVIESTGTGAGMKLFCAGVGAQHPDIEDASRRMKKSEYEMCQKNGVTDIVEIQVGIDGIAFAEAKNGPGMKLTPTDIYKALAADPFGKPNTAKTWKDVNPSLPDEPILVYGPPSTSGTRDALKELILEAGCKTDPAMAALKDSDKDKYEATCHDIREDGPYVDAGENDNLIVQKISQNPKAIGIFGYSFLEENAGTIKGIPMSDVEPTYETISNFSYPGARPLYIYVKKQHLAPIKGLKGYVEEWTKHWGPDGDLKAKGLIIAPEDVRAKNAEVIANMTPLDPSVLK; translated from the coding sequence ATGCATTCTACCAAGACGTTCTTCGTTGCCGCCGTCTCTGCGATGGCTCTCACCGCTTGCGGCGGTTCGGGTGGAGCGGGCTCCGGCGCGCGTGACCAGATCAAGGCCGTCGGCTCGTCGACCGTCTATCCCTTCGCTACCGCAGTGGCCGAAGCCTACGCCAAGGCGACCGGCGAAAAGTCGCCGGTCATCGAATCGACCGGCACCGGTGCCGGCATGAAGCTGTTCTGCGCCGGCGTCGGCGCCCAGCACCCCGACATCGAGGATGCCTCGCGCCGGATGAAGAAGTCCGAGTACGAGATGTGCCAGAAGAACGGCGTGACCGACATCGTCGAAATCCAGGTCGGCATCGACGGCATTGCCTTCGCCGAAGCCAAGAACGGCCCGGGCATGAAGCTCACCCCGACCGACATCTACAAGGCGCTGGCCGCCGACCCGTTCGGCAAGCCCAACACCGCCAAGACCTGGAAGGACGTCAATCCTTCGCTCCCCGACGAACCGATTCTAGTCTACGGCCCGCCGTCGACCTCGGGCACGCGTGACGCACTCAAGGAGCTGATCCTTGAAGCCGGCTGCAAGACCGATCCGGCAATGGCCGCGCTCAAGGACAGCGACAAGGACAAGTACGAGGCAACCTGCCACGACATCCGCGAAGACGGTCCCTATGTCGATGCCGGCGAGAACGACAACCTGATCGTCCAGAAGATCTCGCAGAACCCGAAGGCGATCGGCATCTTCGGCTACTCGTTCCTCGAAGAGAACGCCGGCACCATCAAGGGCATTCCGATGTCCGACGTCGAGCCGACCTACGAGACGATCTCGAACTTCTCCTACCCCGGCGCCCGTCCGCTCTACATCTACGTCAAGAAGCAGCACCTCGCCCCGATCAAGGGCCTCAAGGGCTACGTCGAGGAGTGGACCAAGCACTGGGGCCCCGATGGCGACCTCAAGGCGAAGGGCCTGATTATCGCGCCGGAAGACGTGCGCGCCAAGAATGCCGAAGTCATCGCCAACATGACTCCGCTCGACCCCTCGGTCCTCAAGTAA
- the pstC gene encoding phosphate ABC transporter permease subunit PstC, producing the protein MIFTAVLLAVFGLGLVGWFAARARARLLYTGRGSMHSMPGYHGWHMALWIVVPALLAWGVWSAIMPGLVESAVLADPAAAQLPPDDMNRAAILADARAIAANPDAVAFNPLSNALAEPMRAAQQRFGLIGALLVVIAALAGGGYGFTKIRAGFKARTQVERAILGLLLAASLMAILTTFGIVASLVFEAGLFFKDVSPIAFLTGTHWAPGNAGGTDLNDNFGAVPLFWGTIYIGAVIAMLVAIPLGLMSAIYLTQYASGRIRKILKPVLEILAGIPTVVYGYFAALTVAPIIRDFAGSLGMANPSTESALAAGLVMGVMIIPFVSSMADDALAAVPRAMSDGSLALGATKSETIKRVLLPAALPGIVAGVMLAISRAIGETMIVVMAAGAAARLSVNPFDSMTTVTYQIVQLLTGDQEFNSPKTLSAFALGLVLFIVTLILNIIALRVVKRFREAYD; encoded by the coding sequence ATGATCTTCACTGCAGTCCTGCTGGCCGTTTTCGGCCTTGGCCTCGTCGGCTGGTTTGCCGCGCGGGCCAGGGCCAGGCTGCTCTATACCGGCCGGGGATCGATGCATTCGATGCCCGGCTACCATGGCTGGCACATGGCGCTGTGGATCGTGGTCCCGGCGCTGCTTGCCTGGGGTGTGTGGTCGGCGATCATGCCGGGCCTGGTCGAAAGCGCGGTCCTGGCCGATCCGGCCGCGGCCCAGCTTCCGCCGGACGACATGAACCGCGCGGCAATCCTTGCCGATGCCCGTGCCATCGCCGCCAATCCCGATGCCGTCGCTTTCAACCCGCTGTCCAACGCCCTGGCCGAGCCGATGCGCGCGGCCCAGCAGCGCTTCGGACTGATCGGAGCCCTGCTTGTCGTCATCGCGGCGCTGGCCGGCGGCGGCTATGGCTTCACCAAGATTCGTGCCGGCTTCAAGGCGCGCACGCAGGTTGAGCGCGCGATTCTTGGGCTGCTGCTCGCCGCCTCGCTCATGGCGATCCTCACGACATTCGGCATCGTCGCTTCGCTGGTGTTCGAGGCTGGGCTGTTCTTCAAGGACGTCTCGCCCATCGCCTTCCTGACCGGCACCCACTGGGCGCCGGGCAATGCGGGCGGCACTGACCTCAACGACAATTTCGGCGCCGTGCCGCTGTTCTGGGGCACAATCTACATCGGCGCCGTCATCGCCATGCTGGTCGCCATCCCGCTCGGCCTGATGAGCGCGATCTACCTGACCCAGTACGCCTCGGGCCGCATCCGCAAGATCCTCAAGCCGGTGCTTGAAATCCTCGCGGGCATTCCGACCGTCGTATATGGCTACTTCGCCGCGCTGACGGTGGCACCTATCATCCGCGACTTCGCAGGCTCGCTGGGCATGGCCAATCCCTCGACCGAGAGCGCGCTGGCCGCCGGCCTCGTGATGGGCGTGATGATCATTCCCTTCGTCTCCTCGATGGCGGACGATGCGCTGGCCGCGGTTCCCCGCGCCATGAGCGACGGTTCGCTCGCGCTGGGCGCCACCAAGTCGGAGACGATCAAGAGGGTGCTGCTGCCGGCCGCGCTGCCGGGCATCGTTGCCGGCGTGATGCTGGCGATCAGCCGTGCCATCGGCGAAACCATGATCGTGGTCATGGCCGCGGGTGCCGCCGCGCGACTTTCGGTCAATCCGTTCGATTCCATGACGACCGTGACCTACCAGATCGTCCAGCTGCTGACGGGCGACCAGGAATTCAACAGCCCCAAGACGCTTTCCGCCTTCGCGCTGGGCCTGGTGCTGTTCATTGTCACGCTGATCCTCAACATCATCGCCCTTCGGGTCGTGAAGCGTTTCCGGGAAGCATATGACTGA
- the pstA gene encoding phosphate ABC transporter permease PstA: protein MTDAGWQSPEFTRRLAKRHAAERRFKRLGFSAIALSLAFLALLLFIMLRNGLGGIDWQFLSGSDSTNAHVAGVWGATKGSLLTMLVTLLLSFPMGVLAAVYLEEFAPKNRRWVEWVEVSINNLAAVPSIIFGLLGLAVFINTLGFPRSSPLVGGLTLALMTMPVIVISGRNAIKAVPPSIRDAALAIGASKVQTVFHHVLPLALPGILTGTIIGMARALGETAPLLMIGMRAFVATPPGGVTDPSSVLPMQIFLWSDEIDKAFVQNTSAAIIVLLVFLLAMNGLAIYLRNKFEVRW, encoded by the coding sequence ATGACTGACGCAGGCTGGCAATCGCCCGAGTTTACCCGGCGCCTGGCCAAGCGCCATGCAGCCGAGCGCCGGTTCAAGCGGCTCGGCTTCAGCGCCATCGCCCTGAGCCTCGCCTTCCTGGCGCTGTTGCTCTTCATCATGCTGCGCAATGGTCTTGGCGGCATCGACTGGCAGTTCCTGTCCGGTTCGGATTCCACCAATGCCCATGTCGCGGGCGTCTGGGGCGCGACCAAGGGGTCGCTGCTGACGATGCTGGTCACCTTGCTGCTCTCGTTTCCGATGGGCGTGCTTGCTGCCGTCTATCTCGAGGAATTCGCGCCCAAGAACCGGCGCTGGGTGGAATGGGTCGAAGTCTCGATCAACAACCTGGCGGCGGTGCCGTCGATCATCTTCGGCCTGCTGGGCCTTGCCGTGTTCATCAACACGCTGGGCTTTCCGCGCTCTTCGCCGCTCGTCGGCGGCCTGACGCTGGCGCTGATGACGATGCCGGTCATCGTCATCTCGGGCCGCAACGCGATCAAGGCCGTGCCCCCGTCGATCCGCGATGCCGCGCTGGCGATCGGCGCAAGCAAGGTGCAGACCGTGTTCCACCACGTCCTGCCGCTGGCCCTGCCGGGCATCCTGACCGGCACGATCATCGGCATGGCCCGCGCGCTGGGTGAAACCGCGCCGCTGCTGATGATCGGCATGCGCGCCTTCGTCGCCACGCCGCCGGGTGGGGTAACCGACCCTTCCAGCGTGCTGCCGATGCAGATTTTCCTGTGGTCGGACGAAATCGACAAGGCCTTCGTCCAGAACACTTCCGCCGCCATCATCGTCCTGCTGGTCTTCCTGCTGGCGATGAACGGCCTTGCGATCTACCTTCGAAACAAGTTCGAAGTCCGCTGGTAG
- a CDS encoding OprO/OprP family phosphate-selective porin codes for MSRLLATTALAAFVAALPAPAMAQDIGDAEAQSMREEIRALRARLEALESRLAIGADGTGAQASNDASTPASTSPIQAATPVASEQPVAKPSTKIAWKGSPQFTEGDKQFKVKGRIQADANYVSAPSSLADKGLGFSNEVRRIRLGAQGKLGAGFGYKLELELSDNSVDLVDTYLSYSKGPWLVTLGNQNSFQSLDELTGDTTGSVMERAAFTDAFNFERRLGLAAQYSRGPWLAQAGVFTDDIKALSNSSDGTKGGDENNSISFDGRLVFAPKIGETQLHFGGSAHWRKLNRLEDSTTIYGQRPLVHSTNTRLIGTPAMNLSDETHYGLELAAISGRWHGVGEVHVQRANRIGQPDVTFRGAYAEVGYFITSGDSRGYKDGVFTSSAPAHPLGEDGIGSIQVNLRYDWLDLNSRDIRGGTQNGYIVGLIWSPIQNLRFNVNYALLDYSGATALPSGDRDYNAQVIGTRFELDF; via the coding sequence ATGAGCCGATTGCTGGCCACGACCGCCCTTGCAGCCTTTGTCGCTGCACTTCCTGCACCTGCGATGGCGCAGGATATCGGTGACGCCGAAGCGCAGTCCATGCGCGAAGAGATTCGCGCGCTGCGAGCCCGCCTGGAAGCGCTTGAGAGCCGTCTGGCCATTGGCGCGGACGGGACTGGCGCACAGGCATCGAACGATGCGAGCACTCCTGCGTCTACGTCACCGATTCAGGCAGCAACGCCGGTTGCGAGCGAGCAGCCTGTGGCCAAGCCCAGCACGAAGATTGCATGGAAGGGCAGCCCCCAGTTCACCGAGGGCGACAAGCAGTTCAAGGTCAAGGGCCGCATCCAGGCCGATGCCAACTACGTTTCCGCCCCCTCGAGCCTTGCCGACAAGGGGCTTGGCTTCTCGAACGAGGTGCGCCGCATCCGTCTGGGCGCGCAGGGCAAGCTGGGTGCAGGCTTCGGCTACAAGCTGGAGCTGGAACTCTCCGACAACTCAGTCGACCTGGTCGATACCTATCTCAGCTATTCCAAGGGACCCTGGCTGGTCACACTCGGCAACCAGAACAGCTTCCAGTCGCTCGACGAACTGACCGGCGACACCACGGGCAGCGTCATGGAGCGCGCGGCCTTCACCGATGCTTTCAACTTCGAACGCCGCCTGGGCCTGGCAGCGCAATATTCGCGCGGGCCGTGGCTGGCGCAGGCGGGCGTCTTCACCGACGACATCAAAGCGCTTTCCAACAGCAGCGACGGAACGAAGGGCGGCGATGAGAACAACTCCATCAGCTTCGATGGCCGCCTCGTCTTCGCGCCGAAGATCGGCGAGACGCAGCTGCACTTCGGCGGCTCGGCGCACTGGCGCAAGCTCAACCGCCTGGAAGACAGCACCACGATCTATGGCCAGCGCCCGCTCGTCCACTCCACCAATACCCGCCTGATCGGCACTCCGGCGATGAACCTGTCGGATGAAACCCACTATGGCCTCGAACTGGCGGCGATCTCGGGCCGCTGGCACGGCGTGGGCGAAGTCCACGTCCAGCGCGCCAACCGCATCGGCCAGCCCGACGTGACGTTCCGCGGCGCTTATGCCGAAGTCGGCTACTTCATCACTTCGGGCGACAGCCGGGGCTACAAGGACGGCGTATTCACGTCATCTGCACCGGCCCACCCGCTGGGTGAGGACGGCATCGGCTCGATCCAGGTCAACCTGCGCTACGACTGGCTCGACCTCAACAGCCGCGACATCCGGGGCGGAACGCAGAACGGCTACATCGTCGGCCTGATCTGGTCGCCGATCCAGAACCTGCGCTTCAACGTGAACTATGCGCTGCTCGACTACAGCGGTGCGACGGCCCTGCCCTCGGGCGACCGGGACTACAACGCGCAGGTCATCGGCACCCGCTTCGAACTGGACTTCTGA
- the zwf gene encoding glucose-6-phosphate dehydrogenase, with product MTKFTSDRLLLFGATGDLSRRMLLPSLCALDAEGLLDPSIEIVATARSDMDDQSFRNFARQSLEQFLPANRRGGLATFLNRLSYQALDANEMEGFKALAEKVGKPEEGLSIFLSTAPSLFEPTIHGLQSSGLAGPNVRIGLEKPLGVDLASSRVINDAVASAFPEERIYRIDHYLGKETVQNLLALRFANLMFEPLWNAAHIDHVQITVAETVGLESRVGYYDDSGALRDMVQNHILQLLALVAMEPPVSYDATNVRDEKVKVLRSLRKVNVSETVTGQYRAGAISGGAVPGYDEELGKDSNTETFVAIKAHIDNWRWQGVPFYLRTGKRLPRRTTEIVVQFRNVPHSIFSGRGAKTVPNRLVIGIQPEENITLSLMAKIPGLDREGIGLRSVPLAITMPDAFAGPQRRIAYERLLLDLIEGDQTLFVRRDEVEAQWDWIDAIRAGWDEQALEPKTYTAGSWGPSAAIALAERDGVTWHE from the coding sequence GTGACGAAATTCACTTCCGATCGCCTGCTGCTATTCGGTGCCACCGGCGATCTATCGCGCAGGATGCTGCTGCCGTCATTGTGTGCGCTCGATGCCGAAGGGCTGCTCGATCCGAGTATCGAGATCGTCGCCACCGCGCGTTCCGACATGGACGACCAGTCGTTCCGCAACTTTGCGCGCCAGTCGCTGGAGCAGTTCCTGCCTGCCAACCGCCGCGGCGGCCTGGCGACGTTCCTCAACCGGTTGAGCTACCAGGCGCTCGACGCCAACGAGATGGAAGGCTTCAAGGCGCTGGCCGAGAAGGTGGGCAAGCCGGAGGAAGGCCTGTCGATCTTCCTGTCGACCGCCCCCAGCCTGTTCGAGCCGACGATCCACGGCCTGCAGAGCAGCGGCCTGGCCGGGCCCAATGTGCGCATCGGCCTGGAAAAGCCGCTCGGCGTCGACCTCGCATCGAGCCGCGTCATCAACGATGCCGTCGCCTCGGCCTTTCCCGAGGAGCGGATCTACCGGATCGACCATTACCTGGGCAAGGAAACGGTCCAGAACCTGCTGGCGCTGCGCTTTGCCAACCTGATGTTCGAGCCGCTGTGGAATGCGGCGCACATCGATCACGTGCAGATCACCGTCGCCGAAACGGTCGGCCTGGAATCGCGCGTCGGCTACTACGACGATTCCGGCGCGCTGCGCGACATGGTGCAGAACCATATCCTCCAGCTCCTCGCGCTCGTCGCGATGGAACCGCCGGTCTCCTACGATGCCACCAACGTGCGCGACGAGAAGGTCAAGGTCCTGCGCAGCCTGCGCAAGGTCAACGTCAGCGAAACGGTCACCGGCCAGTACCGCGCCGGCGCGATCTCGGGCGGGGCCGTGCCCGGCTACGACGAGGAACTGGGCAAGGATTCGAACACCGAAACTTTCGTCGCGATCAAGGCGCACATCGACAACTGGCGCTGGCAGGGCGTGCCCTTCTACTTGCGCACCGGCAAGCGGCTGCCGCGCCGCACGACCGAGATCGTCGTCCAGTTCCGCAACGTGCCGCACTCGATCTTCTCGGGCCGCGGCGCCAAGACGGTGCCCAACCGCCTCGTCATCGGCATCCAGCCCGAAGAGAACATCACCCTCTCGCTGATGGCGAAGATCCCCGGCCTCGACCGCGAAGGCATCGGCCTGCGCAGCGTGCCGCTGGCGATCACCATGCCCGACGCCTTTGCCGGCCCGCAGCGGCGCATCGCCTACGAACGCCTGCTGCTCGACCTGATCGAGGGCGACCAGACGCTGTTCGTGCGCCGCGACGAAGTCGAGGCGCAGTGGGACTGGATCGATGCGATCCGCGCCGGCTGGGACGAGCAGGCGCTTGAACCCAAGACCTACACGGCCGGCAGCTGGGGGCCCTCGGCCGCCATCGCCCTGGCCGAACGCGACGGCGTTACCTGGCACGAATAA
- the pstB gene encoding phosphate ABC transporter ATP-binding protein PstB, giving the protein MTETKLTARNVDVYYGQKKAIDNVSIDIDNGLVTAFIGPSGCGKSTFLRSLNRMNDTIADARVTGEILLDGEDIYAASMDPVALRARVGMVFQKPNPFPKSIYENIAYGPRIHGLASNKADMDVVIERSLTKAGLWDEVKDRLHDAGTALSGGQQQRLCIARAIAVSPEVILMDEPCSALDPIATAKIEELIDELKENYAIVIVTHSMQQAARVSQRTAFFHLGNLVEYGETDQVFTNPREEKTKDYITGRYG; this is encoded by the coding sequence ATGACCGAAACCAAGCTTACAGCCCGCAACGTCGACGTTTACTATGGTCAGAAGAAGGCCATCGACAACGTCTCTATCGATATCGACAACGGTCTCGTCACGGCATTCATCGGCCCTTCGGGCTGCGGCAAGTCGACCTTCCTGCGTTCGCTGAACCGCATGAACGACACGATTGCCGATGCCCGCGTGACCGGCGAGATCCTGCTTGACGGCGAGGACATCTACGCCGCGTCGATGGATCCGGTCGCCCTGCGCGCCCGCGTCGGCATGGTGTTCCAGAAGCCGAACCCGTTCCCCAAGTCGATCTACGAGAACATCGCCTACGGCCCGCGCATCCATGGCCTCGCCTCGAACAAGGCCGACATGGACGTGGTGATCGAGCGTTCGCTGACCAAGGCCGGCCTGTGGGACGAAGTGAAGGACCGCCTGCACGATGCCGGCACCGCGCTCTCGGGCGGCCAGCAGCAGCGACTGTGCATCGCGCGCGCCATCGCGGTCAGCCCCGAGGTGATCCTGATGGACGAACCGTGCTCGGCGCTGGACCCGATCGCGACGGCGAAGATCGAGGAGCTCATCGACGAGCTCAAGGAGAACTACGCGATCGTCATCGTGACGCACTCGATGCAGCAGGCCGCGCGCGTTTCGCAGCGCACCGCTTTCTTCCACCTTGGCAACCTTGTGGAGTATGGTGAGACCGACCAGGTCTTCACCAACCCGCGCGAGGAAAAGACCAAGGACTACATTACCGGCCGCTACGGCTGA
- the phoU gene encoding phosphate signaling complex protein PhoU produces the protein MVDHTVKAFDSEIGQLRGLVAEMGGLAEVAIRDAIQALTNHDEELAGQVVAADAKLDALEAEVDRLAVRTIALRAPMADDLRDVIAALKISGVIERIGDYAKNIAKRVNALDGRNKVEPITLVPAMAEIAEGMVRDVLNAYGSRDAALAVEVIRRDQKLDQFYNTLFRSLLTHMMESPSTITVATQLLFIARNLERIGDHATNVAEMVYYAATGEYCTERDSQTDDTGAPE, from the coding sequence ATGGTTGACCATACCGTTAAGGCCTTTGACTCCGAGATCGGACAGCTGCGTGGCCTCGTCGCCGAAATGGGCGGACTGGCAGAAGTGGCGATCCGCGATGCGATCCAGGCGCTGACCAATCACGACGAGGAACTCGCCGGGCAGGTCGTCGCCGCCGATGCCAAGCTCGACGCGCTCGAGGCGGAAGTGGACCGTCTCGCGGTGCGCACGATCGCCCTGCGCGCGCCGATGGCGGACGATCTTCGCGACGTCATCGCCGCGCTCAAGATCTCCGGCGTGATCGAGCGCATCGGCGACTATGCCAAGAACATCGCCAAGCGCGTCAATGCGCTCGACGGGCGCAACAAGGTCGAGCCGATCACGCTCGTACCGGCGATGGCCGAGATCGCCGAGGGCATGGTTCGCGACGTGCTCAACGCCTACGGCTCGCGCGATGCCGCGCTTGCAGTCGAAGTCATCCGCCGCGACCAGAAGCTGGACCAGTTCTACAACACGTTGTTCCGATCGCTGTTGACGCACATGATGGAAAGCCCCTCGACCATCACCGTGGCGACGCAGCTGCTCTTCATCGCCCGCAACCTGGAACGCATCGGCGATCATGCGACCAATGTCGCCGAAATGGTCTACTACGCCGCGACCGGCGAATATTGCACCGAGCGCGACAGCCAGACCGATGACACAGGGGCTCCCGAATGA